The genomic stretch TTTCATCGCTTTCCAGCTGGCACCACTGGCCTGGATTGCGGTGAGCAGTTTTTACAGCGAAACCTATGAAGCCTGGGGCCTGGGCAACTACACCGACATTCTGACCTCTCCGTTTTATTTACAGGCGATGCGCTTCTCGCTGGATATCTCGATCTGGTCGAGTTTGTACGGTTTGATTATTGCGTTAGTGGGCAGTTACTCACTTCGTCAGCTCGGCCCGACAAAGCTTCATGATTTTGTGATGTCGTTTACCAACATGACCAGCAACTTTGCGGGCGTACCGCTGGCGTTTGCCTTCGTCATCCTGCTCGGTCTGAACGGGTGCCTGACGTTGTTGCTGCGTAAATACGGCCTGATGGAGCATTTCGACCTGTATTCGAAAGACGGGCTGATTGTGCTCTACACCTATTTCCAGATCCCTCTTGGCGTTTTGCTGATGTATCCGGCCTTTGATGCGCTGCGCGAAGACTGGCGCGAATCGGCCGCCTTACTCGGCGCAGGGCGCTGGAGTTACTGGCGGCACATCGGTATTCCGGTTCTGTTCCCGGCGCTGCTGGGCACTTTCGTTATTTTGCTGGCCAATGCCCTTGGCGCTTACGCCACGGTGTACGCGCTGACCACCGGCAACTTCAACGTGGTACCGGTTCGTATCGCCGCGCTGGTGTCGGGGGATATTTCCCTCGATCCGAATATGGGGAGCGCGCTGGCGATGCTGCTGGTGGTGCTGATGGCCTTTATCACGCTGATTCATCAGTGGTTATTGCGCAAAAGTTATCTCAGTCAGCGTAGCTGATTGCTGAAAAAGGAACGTGAGATGTCGCGATCTGAAGCGATTTACCACCGTGTGGTGATCTGGATTTTGTTGGTTGTTTTAATGTTGCCGCTGCTGGCGACACTGGTTTATGCGCTGGTGCTGGAATGGGGAGCCACGATTTTGCCGAGCGGTTTCACGCTCAAATGGCTGGTGGAATTGTGGAGCGATCCGCGCTTCCTGATTGCGCTCTGGCATTCGCTGCTGGTCTGTTTTGGCACGCTTTTCCTCTCGCTGGTGCTGATCCTGCCGCTTATGTTTGTGATTGCTTACTATTTCCCGAAGCTGGATGCGCTGATGAATATTCTCATCCTGCTGCCGTTTGCCGTACCGCCGGTCGTGTCATCCGTCGGCCTGATGCAGCTGTATTCTGGCGAACCTTTCTCGCTGACCGGCACGCCGTGGATCCTGATCGGCTGTTACTTCACGATAGCGCTGCCGTTTATCTACCGCGCCATCTCCAACAACATGCAGGCGATAAACCTGCGTGACCTGATGGACGCCGCGCATTTGCTGGGCGCGAGCACCTGGAAAGCCGCGCTGCTGGTGGTGTTGCCGAACTTACGCAAGGGCGGAACCATCGCCGTGTTGCTGTCATTTTCTTTCCTGATTGGCGAGTTTGTTTTCGCCAACCTGCTGGCGGGCAGCCGTTACGAAACGGTTCAGGTTTATCTCTATAACATGCGCAATGGCAGCGGCCATTTCACCAGCGCACTGGTTATCTCCTATTTCATGGTCGTCCTGATTTTCACCTGGGTGGCAAACATGCTGAACAAAGGAAAGAGCTGATTATGTCGTATTTACAGGTCACTCAACTCAACAAGTCTTACGGCCCGACTCAGATTTTCAACAACATCGATTTTTCCGCAAAAGAGGGGGAGTTTGTGACGCTGCTGGGGCCAAGCGGCTGCGGGAAGTCTACGTTGCTGCGCTGTCTGGCCGGTCTGACATCCGTCGACAGCGGCAAAATTCTGATTCAGGGGCAGGACATCGTGCCGCTGCCACCGCAACAGCGCGGGATCGGCATGGTTTTTCAGAGCTATGCGCTTTTTCCCAATATGACCGTGGAAGCCAACGTCGCGTTTGGCCTGAAAATGCAAAGAATCCCCGCTTCCGAAGTGCATCGCCGCGTGGGCGAAGTGCTGGAACTGGTGGAAATGAACGATTACGCCAAACGTTATCCGCATCAGCTTTCGGGCGGTCAGTGTCAGCGTGTGGCGCTGGCGCGTTCGCTGGTAACACAGCCGCGCCTGCTATTGCTCGATGAACCGCTGTCGGCGCTGGATGCCCGTATCCGTAAGCATTTGCGCGAACAAATCCGCCGGATCCAGCGCGAAATGAACCTCACCGCCATTTTCGTGACGCACGATCAGGAAGAAGCCCTGACCATGTCAGACCGAATTGTTCTGATGAACAAAGGACAAATCGTCCAAAATGCCGATGCCGAAACCCTGTATACTGAGCCGGTCGATGCTTTCGCCGCCGGTTTTATTGGTAGCTATAACTTGCTGAGTGCCGAACAGGCGCTGGCGCTAACAGGCCAGACGTATACTGGCCGTGTCGCCATTCGTCCGGAGTCCGTGACGATTTGCGCGGCAGAACAGGGCATTCCGGCTAAAATTCTCAGTCACAGCCTGCTGGGCAACGTTGTGCGGTATCGCGTTTTAGCGCACGGCGTCGAGCTTTCTGTGGATGTCTTAAACCGTTCTGTGGCCTCACTTCGCGCCGATGGCAGCGATATTGGTCTACAGTTAGATCTTGTTACGTTACGGGAAGTTGCATGAAACTGGCGCTGTTTGATCTCGATGAAACCCTGATTAGCGGTGACTGTTCCAGCTTGTGGTCAGCCTACATGGTGGCAAAAGGCTGGGTGGCCGATGAGCAGGCTTTCCTGCAACAAGATGCCGCGCTGATGCAGCAATATGCGGTCGGCCAGATGGACATGCAGGAATACATGCGTTGTACTCTGGTGCCGCTGATTGACCGCCGTGAAAGTGACGTCGCGGCGATGGTCGCGAATTATATTCAGGATGTGATTGCCCCGCGTATTTATGCGCAGGCGCGCGAATGTCTGGCTGAACATCGCGCACAGGGTGACCGGACGGTGATTATTTCCGCATCCGGCGAACATCTGGTTCGGCCGATTGCCCGGTTCCTCGGTGTCGATGAAACGCTGGCGATTGGTGTTGAAATACAAGACGGGCGTTTTACCGGCGCTACCCAAGGGACGATGACCTATCGCGAAGGCAAAGTTTCGCGGTTGCTGGATCTCATCAATCAGGACGACACCCTGTTACAAGAAGCCCGTTTCTATTCGGATTCTCACAATGACCTGCCGTTACTGACCCGCGTGGGCCAGCCCGTGGCAGTGAATCCGGACGCTATCCTGCTCCAGCACGCCCGGCAGGCAGGATGGCCGATTTATGCCTGGCGTTAATGGAGCTGTTTTTTCGTGTTAACCCTTCTACATTTGCTGTCTGCTATATCGTTGTTAGTCTGGGGTACGCACATTGTGCGTACCGGCATCATGCGTGTTTTCGGCGCGAATCTGCGTCGCGTTCTGAGCAACAGCGTTGAGAAAAAACCGCTGGCGTTTGTGGCCGGTATTGGCGTCACCGCGCTGGTGCAAAGTAGCAACGCCACCGCATTGCTGGTGACGTCGTTCGTTTCTCAGGGGCTGGTTGCGCTCGCGCCCGCGCTGGTGATTATTCTCGGTGCCGATGTCGGGACCGCCGTGATGGCGCGTATCCTGACCTTCGATCTCTCCTGGCTTTCTCCGCTACTGATTTTCGTCGGCGTGGCATTTTTCCTCAGCCGTAAACAAACCCGCGCCGGACAAGTCGGGCGCGTCTGTATCGGGCTCGGTCTGATTTTACTGGCGCTGGAACTGATTGTGGCGGCGGCGACGCCGATCATGCAGGCGTCCGGCGTCAAAGTGCTGTTCTCCTCGCTGACCGGCGACGTCATGCTCGACGCCCTGACCGGTGCGATTTTTGCCATTATCAGTTACTCCAGTCTGGCTGCCGTTTTGCTGACGGCAACGCTGGCCGCGACCGGGGTGATTTCTCTCAAGGTTTCGCTCTGTCTGGTCATCGGTGCCAACCTGGGGAGCGGCCTGCTGGCGATGATCAATGCCAGCAAAATGAATGCGGCGGGGCGTCGTGTTGCGCTCGGCAGCACGCTGTTTAAGCTGATTGGCTGTGTGATTGTGCTGCCGTTTGTCGGCCTGCTGTCGACACAACTGGCGCGTCTGGGCATTCCCGACGAAGAGCTGGTCATCTATTTCCACATGTTCTACAACCTGATCCGCTGTCTGGCGATGGTGCCGCTGACCGCGCCGATGGCAAAAATTTGCCAGATGATGATTGCCGATGTACCTGAGGATGATCCGCGTCTGCGACCGCGCCATCTGGATGTCAGCGCGATTGATACGCCGACTCTGGCACTGGCGAATGCGGCCCGCGAAACGTTACGCATGGGCGATGTGGTGGAACACATGCTGATCCTCAACCGCGAAGTGATGCACGGAAAACTGGCGCAGGATCGCGAGGTCCGGCGTCTCGATGACGACGTGGATGTGCTGTATACCGCCATCAAACTTTATCTGGCGCAAATTAACAAAGAAGGGCTGGGCGAAGACGATTCGCGCCGCTGGGCGGAAATCATCGAAATGGCGCTCAATCTGGAACAGGCGGGCGACATTATCGAGCGCATGACTGGTGATATCACCGCGAAATCCCACGCCACGCGCCGGGCTTTCTCGCCGGAAGGGCTGGTGGAACTCGAAGCGTTGCACGAAAAATTGCTGGATAACCTGCGTCTGAGTCTGGGTGTTTTCCTCTCGAATGACCTGACCAGCGCACGCCGTTTGCGCCGCTCAAAACACCGTTTCCGTATTCTCGACCGCCGTTATGCGCACGCGCACGTTGACCGTCTGCATCAGCATAACGTGCAAAGTATCGAAACCAGTTCGCTGCATCTCGGGTTGCTGGGCGATATGAAACGTCTTAATTCGTTGTTCTGCGCGGTGGCGTATAACGTGCTGGATCAGGACGAGCAGGACGATGAACAGCGTGAAAATAGCGATGATATGAAGCGGGTGTGAGTTTCTGAATCGGGTATAAACAATGAACCGGACGCGAACGATGCGCCCGGTTTTTTTTGGCCTGTCAGTCTTTTTTAACCGGCTTACCGGACCAGTATCCGGCCAGCAAAGAACCGGAAAGGTTGTGCCAGACCGAGAACAAAGCGCCCGGCAAAGCGGCCAGCGGCGTGAAGTACATTTTCCCCAGCGTGGCGGCTAAACCCGAGTTCTGCATCCCGACTTCCATCGCCAGCGTGCGGCAGGTCGTCTCGTCAAATCCAAACAATTTCCCGCCCCAGTAACCGCTCAGCAGGCCGATACCGTTGTGCAGGATCACCGCCACAATCACGATCAGGCCGACAGAACCGATAAAGCCCTGACTGCCCGCAACAACGGCGCTGATGATTGCGACAATACACACCATGGAAAACAGCGGCAGCAGCGGCTCGATGCGTTTCACCGTTTTGGTAAACAGATGATGAATAATCAGGCCGGCTAAAATCGGAATAACCACGATCTGCAAAATGCTCAGCAGCATGCCTTCCACATCCACTTTAATGTGCGTATCGACATATAAACGCGTCAGCAGGGGCGTGGCAAAAACGCCCACCAGCGTGGAGACGGCAGAGATCGTCACGGAAAGCGCGACATCGCCTTTCGCCAGATAAATCATCACATTGGACGCGGTTCCGCTGGCGACGCTGCCAACCAGAATCATCCCGGCGGACAGATCCGGCGGCATATGGAACAGTTTTGCCAGCACCCAGGCCGCCAGCGGCATGACCAGATAATGCAGGAACGTGGCCGCCGCAACCGGTGCGGGGCGGGAAAGCACGCGTTTGAAATCACCGAATTCCAGCGTGACGCCCATCGCGAACATAATCAGCATCAGCAGGGTTGAAACGTGAGGTCCGATAGGGGTGAATGTGCCGGGCGAATAGTACGCGGCGACCGACAACAGCACGGCCCACAGCGGGAACAGGCGGGTTATTTTGGCTAACATGGTGAGGATGATCCTTGTCTTTGTTGTTTTGCAAAAGTACAGACAAAAAAAAGACCGGGCACAAGGCCCGGTCTTCTCAGATACCGCGCCCGATATTATTCGAATAGGTTGCGGTGCAGAGTTTTCACGACCTGATCGGCATCACTGCCAGGCACCAGGAAGCACAGGTTGTAGCTGCTTGCGCCGTAACAAATCATGCGGATGTTGAACGGATCCAGCACGCCGAAGACTTCTTTGCCGACGCCGCAGGCCTGAGATAATTTGTTGCCGATAATTGCAATCAGCGCCAGATTCTCTTCGACTTCCACGCGGCACAGCGATGACAGTTCGGTCAGCAGTGACGTGGTCAGCAGGCTGGCGTCTGATGAGGTGGAACCGGTGGTGTCGAGCGTCAGTGCCACGCTTACTTCTGATGTGGTGATCAGATCCACTGAAATATTGTGGCGCGCCAGAATACCAAACACGTCGGCGAGGAAACCCCGTGAATGCAGCATGGTCAGGCTGTGCAGTGTGACCAGCGTTTGTCTGCGGCGCAGGGCAATGGCGCGGAACAGTGGCGGATTTTCAGTGTTGTCACACACTAAGGTGCCGCCGCCTGACGGATCTTTGCTGGAACCGACAAACACCGGAATACCGCGACGTACAGCAGGCAGTAATGTTGCCGGATGCAGCACTTTGGCACCGAACGTCGCCATTTCAGCCGCTTCTTCAAACGCAATGCGATCAATACGTTTCGCCGCAGGCACCAGACGCGGGTCAGTGGTGTAAATCCCCGGCACGTCCGTCCAGATATCCACGCGAACCGCGCCCAGCGCTTCGCCCAGCAAGGCTGCGGTATAGTCGCTGCCGCCACGGCCCAGCGTGGTGGTCCGGCCTTTTCCTTCCGAACCGATGAAGCCCTGCGTTATCACCAGCGCGTCCTGTAAACGCGGCTGCAATTGCTGAAGCGTCAGGTCCGTCAGCGCCTGAGTGTCCGGCTCTGCGCGGCCAAAATGATCATTGGTGTGCATCACTTTACGCACGTCAAACCATTCCACCGGCACATTGCGCTGGCGGATGATTTCAACAAACAGCAGGGTGGACATCAGTTCGCCGTGGCTGACCAGTTCGTCGGTCAGCGCCGTGGATGTCGCAAGGCTCGCGGCTTCGGACAGCATGGCGATATTTTCCAGCATGCGACCGATTTCTTCACGGATCACCGTAGGATTATCGAGGCGGTCAATAATGGTGTTTTGGATACGGCGAATTTCATCAAGCAGGAACACCCGGCGCTCGGTTTCTTTGCCTGTGGCCAGCTCGACTAATAAATTGGTGACGCCCGCGGAGGCGGAGAGAACGACCAGACGCACTTCAGGGCGCGCAAGAACGATGTCTGCGCTGCGGTTCATGGCGTCGAAGTCCGCTACGCTGGTGCCGCCGAATTTGGCGACGATAACGTTGCCCAGGGGCTGCGGGTTGGCGTTGCGGGATGCTGCGTAATTCATGTAAAACCTCGTGTCAGGGTCGTCATACCAGACGGCCATCGATTCCATAATTCTATAAGAATTGGCACAAGGGGAGGGCGGATAACGGGAGCAGGCGTAGAGATGCTACGATACACCCAGAAGCGCTCCACCTTGTCGACATCCTCACGGATGCCCGGTGACAACCCAGGGGATTCAGCCCCTGTAGCCGATCTTATGCCTGCCGAAGGCTTTCAGACCTCGGCGTCGCTCCCCCTGATGTACCCTCGCAGGATTTCGGTTCCTCCGATACACTTCCTGGGCGACGCGCCTCTTCTGGCTCACGCGTAAAACGCGCGCGTGAGTTAGGTGCCTAGGAATAACGGGTTCTCGCCTTTCTGTCAACGGCAACAGGCCTCTTGCACCACATTTTGAACGATTCTCATCTAATATTGTTCTCTGTCATTGTGATTTAGCAGATCTGGCCTATCGCAAGAAAAGGCATCTCATCTCGGGAACTACAGGTTACAATCGGGAAAGTTACCTCATATTTATTCTCAGCCTAAGAGCATTGCTATGAAAAATATCAATCCAACTCAGACCGCTGCCTGGCAAGCCCTGCAGCAGCATTTCGACACGATGAAAGATGTCCAAATTAGCCATCTGTTTGCTGAAGATGGTGATCGTTTCTCCAGGTTCTCTGCCACTTTTGAAGACCAGATGCTGGTCGACTTCTCCAAAAACCGTATTACGGCAGAAACGCTGGACAAACTGCTGGCGCTGGCTAAAGAAACTGACCTTCAGGGCGCGATCAAATCGATGTTCTCTGGCGAGAAGATCAACCGCACGGAAGACCGCGCTGTTCTGCACGTTGCCCTGCGTAACCGCAGCAATACGCCAATCGTTGTGGATGGCAAAGACGTGATGCCGGAAGTGAATGCGGTTCTGGCAAAAATCAAAGGCTTCACCGAACGTGTTATCGGTGGTGACTGGAAAGGTTACACCGGCAAAGCGATTACCGATGTGGTGAACATCGGTATCGGCGGTTCAGACCTCGGCCCGTTCATGGTGACCGAAGCGCTGCGTCCGTACAAAAACCACCTGAATATGCATTTTGTCTCCAACGTGGATGGCACGCACATCGCCGAAACGCTGAAAGATCTGTCTCCGGAAACTACGCTGTTCCTGGTGGCATCAAAAACCTTCACCACGCAAGAAACCATGACCAACGCTCACAGCGCGCGCGACTGGTTCCTGAAATCTGCTGGCGACAACAAACACGTGGCGAAACACTTCGCGGCGCTGTCTACCAACGGTAAAGCGGTCAGTGAGTTTTGTATCGACACCGACAATATGTTCGAATTCTGGGACTGGGTCGGCGGCCGTTATTCACTGTGGTCCGCGATTGGCCTGTCTATCGCACTGTCCATCGGTTTCGAAAACTTCGAACAGCTGCTGAGCGGTGCTCACGCAATGGATAACCACTTCGCGAATACCCCGGCTGAGAAAAACCTGCCGGTTCTGCTGGCGCTGATTGGTATCTGGTACAACGATTTCTACGGCACTGAAACCGAAGCTATCCTGCCATACGATCAGTACATGCACCGTTTTGCGGCGTACTTCCAGCAAGGCAACATGGAATCTAACGGTAAATTCGTTGACCGCAACGGCAATCCGGTGGATTACCAGACTGGCCCGATCATCTGGGGCGAGCCGGGTACCAACGGCCAGCACGCGTTCTATCAGCTGATTCACCAGGGCACCAAAATCGTTCCTTGTGACTTCATCGCGCCTGCTGTCAGCCACAACGCACTGAGCGATCACCATGCGAAACTGCTGTCTAACTTCTTTGCACAGACTGAAGCGCTGGCATTCGGTAAATCTCTGGACGTCGTCGAGAAAGAATTCGCCGATCAGGGTAAAAAACCGGAAGACGTTAAACACGTTGCGCCATTCAAAGTGTTCGAAGGTAACCGTCCGACCAACTCCATCCTGCTGCGCGAAATCACGCCATATAGCCTGGGTGCGTTGATCGCGATGTACGAGCACAAAATCTTCACGCAGGGCGCTATCCTGAACATCTACACCTTCGACCAATGGGGTGTGGAACTGGGTAAACAGCTGGCGAACCGCATTCTTCCGGAACTGGAAGGCAGCGAAGATGTTAAAGGCCATGACAGCTCGACCAATGGTCTGATTAACCGTTTCAAAAACTGGCGCTAATCCCTCGTCATCCTTCAGACTGTTTCAGCGTTGGCTGCGTGAACTCACCCCGGTCACTTACTTATGTAAGCTCCCGGGGCTTCGTTCCCTTGCCGCCTTGATCCAGCCCGAATGATTTAGAGGGACAGGTCGAAATATTTCTAAATAAAAGGGTTAGCCACAACAGGCTGGCCCTTTTTTAATCCCGCTTTTCCGGCGCGGACTCTGTGGTATTCTGCGGGTATTCATAACAAAAGTGGGATGTAGATCACATGGCAGTATCAAAACGTGCGACGATGGTTTCCGTCATCATGCAGCGAATTTTGAATGTTTTCTTATTGGGGCTGGCCGTTATTCTGATGATTTTTATCGGGCGCGAAACCTACCATCTGGCGATGGTTTTGTTCGTCAATAACGATCAATCTTCATCGTATCTGCTGATAGAGGGGATCGTCATTTACTTCCTCTATTTCGAATTTATTGCGCTGATCATTAAGTACTTTTCATCGGGATATCATTTCCCGCTGCGTTACTTTATTTATATTGGCATCACGGCGATTATCCGCCTGATTATCGTCGACCATAAAAGTCCTTACGACACACTGGTTTACGCCTGCGCCATCCTCGTGCTGGTCGTGACGCTTTACCTCGCTAACGGCGAACGTCTGCGTCGCGAATAAATGAGGCGATTACTGCCTTGCATTCATGCGCTAGAATGCGAGGCAGATAATTAATTGGGGGTATGCATGCCTCCACCCTGGAGCCGTTGATGTCTGATCCCCATTCTCCTGTACAACCCCCGATTCATTGGTTTCAAGATCTGAGTGACGTGCCTGCCGATGTTGCTGACTGGCTGATGGAAATGGGATCCATGACCCGCCGGTTTGAAAAGCAGGGTGTTACCGTCACCGTGAAACCGAAAAACGAGTGCTTTGTGAGCCGCGCTGAACTGGGTGAAAGTGAAGCGCAGCAGTTGCCGGAAAGCGCCCGCTATTGGGTTCGCGAAGTGATCCTGTTTGGCGATGCCGAACCCTGGCTGCTCGGGCGCACGGTGATCCCGGAAGAAACGCTGACCGGGCCGGATCTGGCGCTGGTTGATTTAGGTACAGTGCCGCTGGGGCGTTACCTTTTTAGTGGCAACAACCTGACCCGGGATTATATTCACCTGGGGCAAATAGATACTGAGCAGGGCAGTTTATGGGCGCGTCGCTCGCGACTTTGCCTGTCCGATAAGCCCCTGCTTCTGACAGAAATTTTTCTGCCGGACTCGCCCGTTCACAGCCCAGAGGGCAAAGTGGGCGAGGTATGAGTCAAACCAACCAACAAGGAGAACAGAGAGTGTCAGGAAGTATGACTCAGGGCACCTGGCGGGATTACTGCCGTCTGATGCGCATTGATAAGCCTATCGGTTCTTTACTGCTGCTGTGGCCAACGCTTTGGGCGCTGTGGCTGGCCGGTGAGGGCGCGCCTTCTGCCAAAATTTTACTGGTCTTCGTGCTGGGTGTGTTCTTCATGCGTGCGGCGGGTTGTGTGGTCAATGACTACGCGGACCGTAAATTCGACGGCCACGTAAAACGCACCGCCAACCGTCCGTTGCCAAGTGGCGCTATCACCGGTAAACAGGCGAAAATGTTGTTCGTCGGGCTGGTGCTGGTGTCCTTCCTGCTGGTTCTGACGCTGAACCGGATGACCATTCTGCTGTCCCTCGCGGGGCTGGCGTTGGCCTGGGTTTACCCGTTTATTAAGCGGGTCAGCAACCTGCCGCAGTTTGTATTGGGCGCGGCGTTTGGCTGGGCAATTCCGATGGGTTACGCCGCCGTCAGCGGGACATTACCATTAAGCTGCTGGCTGATGTTCATCGCGAACATTTGCTGGACGGTGGCTTACGACACGCAATATGCGATGGTCGACCGTGATGATGATTTAAAAATCGGCGTGAAATCCACGGCGATTTTATTTGGCCGTTTTGACACGCTGATTATCGGCCTTTTGCAGCTGGCGACGCTGGTTCTGATGGGCATTATCGGCCATCTTTCTCAGCTTGGCGCACCATTCTGGTGGTCATTAGTGCTGGCCGGAGCGTTGTTTGTTCACCAGCAAAAGCTGATTGCCAAACGTGAGCGCGATGCCTGCTTCCTGGCCTTTCGCCAGAACAACTACGTCGGGCTGGTGCTGTTTCTCGGCATCCTGATGAGTTTGTCTGCTTTTAGCTTCTGAGCCATTCAGGCAATAAAAAACGCCCGGTCTTTTTATAAGCCCGGGCGTTTTGCTTTATGGCGTTACCGCAATGACCTTAACGTCAATCAGTGGTCAGTATCGCGCACATCCATCTTCGGCTCGGCCGGAGGTTCGGTTGCCTGAGGCAGCTCAGAAGGCATACCGGCGCTTTCGATGGTGAGTTTGATATCCGACGTCATCAGATCGCTGAGCATGTTGTAAATCTCGCGCGTCTGTTCCTGAATCGCATCGCCACTGTCGCTGATATACCCTTCAGCGCGCAGCGTGCCGACCAGCGTGGAGAACACTGCTTTGTCGAAGAATTCAGGGGCATTAATGCCGTGCAGTACGGACAGACGCTGCGCCATAATCCGGCTCTCTTTTTCCAGCGCACCGCGATTGATGCTTGGATTATTGGTGAGCAGGGAAAACGTAATCGCGTAGCGTTGCAGCGTTTCACGGACACCCGCCGCCAGCAGTTGCAGCGTGCGGATACGCGCCGGGTTCAGCGTCAGCTCGTCGTCTTCCAGATGAATAATCTGCTGACGCGCCAGTTCCAGCGTCAGAATATCCAGCACCTGCGGGAGCTCCGCTTTATCGTAATGCATGAACAGTTCAGCTTTCAGCATCGGATAAATCAGTTCAACCTGGCGCAGCAACTCAGCACGACTCACGTGACGGTGGTGCATCACGATGCTTGAAATCAG from Rahnella sikkimica encodes the following:
- a CDS encoding ABC transporter permease — translated: MKGKWIAALFILPFLVFFIAFQLAPLAWIAVSSFYSETYEAWGLGNYTDILTSPFYLQAMRFSLDISIWSSLYGLIIALVGSYSLRQLGPTKLHDFVMSFTNMTSNFAGVPLAFAFVILLGLNGCLTLLLRKYGLMEHFDLYSKDGLIVLYTYFQIPLGVLLMYPAFDALREDWRESAALLGAGRWSYWRHIGIPVLFPALLGTFVILLANALGAYATVYALTTGNFNVVPVRIAALVSGDISLDPNMGSALAMLLVVLMAFITLIHQWLLRKSYLSQRS
- a CDS encoding HAD family hydrolase, with the translated sequence MKLALFDLDETLISGDCSSLWSAYMVAKGWVADEQAFLQQDAALMQQYAVGQMDMQEYMRCTLVPLIDRRESDVAAMVANYIQDVIAPRIYAQARECLAEHRAQGDRTVIISASGEHLVRPIARFLGVDETLAIGVEIQDGRFTGATQGTMTYREGKVSRLLDLINQDDTLLQEARFYSDSHNDLPLLTRVGQPVAVNPDAILLQHARQAGWPIYAWR
- the lysC gene encoding lysine-sensitive aspartokinase 3, whose amino-acid sequence is MNYAASRNANPQPLGNVIVAKFGGTSVADFDAMNRSADIVLARPEVRLVVLSASAGVTNLLVELATGKETERRVFLLDEIRRIQNTIIDRLDNPTVIREEIGRMLENIAMLSEAASLATSTALTDELVSHGELMSTLLFVEIIRQRNVPVEWFDVRKVMHTNDHFGRAEPDTQALTDLTLQQLQPRLQDALVITQGFIGSEGKGRTTTLGRGGSDYTAALLGEALGAVRVDIWTDVPGIYTTDPRLVPAAKRIDRIAFEEAAEMATFGAKVLHPATLLPAVRRGIPVFVGSSKDPSGGGTLVCDNTENPPLFRAIALRRRQTLVTLHSLTMLHSRGFLADVFGILARHNISVDLITTSEVSVALTLDTTGSTSSDASLLTTSLLTELSSLCRVEVEENLALIAIIGNKLSQACGVGKEVFGVLDPFNIRMICYGASSYNLCFLVPGSDADQVVKTLHRNLFE
- a CDS encoding ABC transporter permease, whose protein sequence is MSRSEAIYHRVVIWILLVVLMLPLLATLVYALVLEWGATILPSGFTLKWLVELWSDPRFLIALWHSLLVCFGTLFLSLVLILPLMFVIAYYFPKLDALMNILILLPFAVPPVVSSVGLMQLYSGEPFSLTGTPWILIGCYFTIALPFIYRAISNNMQAINLRDLMDAAHLLGASTWKAALLVVLPNLRKGGTIAVLLSFSFLIGEFVFANLLAGSRYETVQVYLYNMRNGSGHFTSALVISYFMVVLIFTWVANMLNKGKS
- a CDS encoding ABC transporter ATP-binding protein translates to MSYLQVTQLNKSYGPTQIFNNIDFSAKEGEFVTLLGPSGCGKSTLLRCLAGLTSVDSGKILIQGQDIVPLPPQQRGIGMVFQSYALFPNMTVEANVAFGLKMQRIPASEVHRRVGEVLELVEMNDYAKRYPHQLSGGQCQRVALARSLVTQPRLLLLDEPLSALDARIRKHLREQIRRIQREMNLTAIFVTHDQEEALTMSDRIVLMNKGQIVQNADAETLYTEPVDAFAAGFIGSYNLLSAEQALALTGQTYTGRVAIRPESVTICAAEQGIPAKILSHSLLGNVVRYRVLAHGVELSVDVLNRSVASLRADGSDIGLQLDLVTLREVA
- the panS gene encoding ketopantoate/pantoate/pantothenate transporter PanS, with the translated sequence MLAKITRLFPLWAVLLSVAAYYSPGTFTPIGPHVSTLLMLIMFAMGVTLEFGDFKRVLSRPAPVAAATFLHYLVMPLAAWVLAKLFHMPPDLSAGMILVGSVASGTASNVMIYLAKGDVALSVTISAVSTLVGVFATPLLTRLYVDTHIKVDVEGMLLSILQIVVIPILAGLIIHHLFTKTVKRIEPLLPLFSMVCIVAIISAVVAGSQGFIGSVGLIVIVAVILHNGIGLLSGYWGGKLFGFDETTCRTLAMEVGMQNSGLAATLGKMYFTPLAALPGALFSVWHNLSGSLLAGYWSGKPVKKD
- the pgi gene encoding glucose-6-phosphate isomerase, yielding MKNINPTQTAAWQALQQHFDTMKDVQISHLFAEDGDRFSRFSATFEDQMLVDFSKNRITAETLDKLLALAKETDLQGAIKSMFSGEKINRTEDRAVLHVALRNRSNTPIVVDGKDVMPEVNAVLAKIKGFTERVIGGDWKGYTGKAITDVVNIGIGGSDLGPFMVTEALRPYKNHLNMHFVSNVDGTHIAETLKDLSPETTLFLVASKTFTTQETMTNAHSARDWFLKSAGDNKHVAKHFAALSTNGKAVSEFCIDTDNMFEFWDWVGGRYSLWSAIGLSIALSIGFENFEQLLSGAHAMDNHFANTPAEKNLPVLLALIGIWYNDFYGTETEAILPYDQYMHRFAAYFQQGNMESNGKFVDRNGNPVDYQTGPIIWGEPGTNGQHAFYQLIHQGTKIVPCDFIAPAVSHNALSDHHAKLLSNFFAQTEALAFGKSLDVVEKEFADQGKKPEDVKHVAPFKVFEGNRPTNSILLREITPYSLGALIAMYEHKIFTQGAILNIYTFDQWGVELGKQLANRILPELEGSEDVKGHDSSTNGLINRFKNWR
- a CDS encoding Na/Pi cotransporter family protein; this encodes MLTLLHLLSAISLLVWGTHIVRTGIMRVFGANLRRVLSNSVEKKPLAFVAGIGVTALVQSSNATALLVTSFVSQGLVALAPALVIILGADVGTAVMARILTFDLSWLSPLLIFVGVAFFLSRKQTRAGQVGRVCIGLGLILLALELIVAAATPIMQASGVKVLFSSLTGDVMLDALTGAIFAIISYSSLAAVLLTATLAATGVISLKVSLCLVIGANLGSGLLAMINASKMNAAGRRVALGSTLFKLIGCVIVLPFVGLLSTQLARLGIPDEELVIYFHMFYNLIRCLAMVPLTAPMAKICQMMIADVPEDDPRLRPRHLDVSAIDTPTLALANAARETLRMGDVVEHMLILNREVMHGKLAQDREVRRLDDDVDVLYTAIKLYLAQINKEGLGEDDSRRWAEIIEMALNLEQAGDIIERMTGDITAKSHATRRAFSPEGLVELEALHEKLLDNLRLSLGVFLSNDLTSARRLRRSKHRFRILDRRYAHAHVDRLHQHNVQSIETSSLHLGLLGDMKRLNSLFCAVAYNVLDQDEQDDEQRENSDDMKRV